Proteins from a genomic interval of Rhodothermales bacterium:
- a CDS encoding thioredoxin family protein has product MKRILLFSLLLAPLADEALRELYESGQTYEAFLEQADRRKAMWHDNTEKAVVPDSIRTRLQAVAGTWHLLAIAVDGCSDSANTIPYLAALVDAGDGLTMRIVGSDVGRELMEAHRTPDGRPATPTVVLLDAEYELAGVFIERPAPLQEWAIAHRDSMSSGEFLQAKFDWYDQDLGRTTMHEVVELMEAAAAGQ; this is encoded by the coding sequence ATGAAGCGAATTCTCCTGTTCTCGCTGCTGTTGGCGCCTCTTGCAGACGAGGCCCTGCGCGAACTGTACGAGTCCGGCCAGACCTACGAGGCGTTTCTGGAGCAGGCGGATCGCCGCAAGGCCATGTGGCACGACAATACCGAGAAGGCTGTCGTACCCGATTCCATCCGGACCCGTCTGCAGGCAGTCGCAGGTACGTGGCATCTGCTCGCCATCGCTGTGGACGGTTGCAGCGATTCCGCCAATACGATTCCCTATCTCGCAGCTCTGGTCGACGCTGGGGATGGGCTGACGATGCGCATTGTAGGCTCCGATGTCGGACGCGAACTCATGGAGGCCCATCGAACCCCCGACGGCAGGCCCGCCACCCCGACGGTGGTGCTTCTGGATGCGGAATACGAGTTGGCAGGCGTCTTTATCGAACGGCCGGCGCCTCTGCAGGAATGGGCCATCGCCCATCGGGACTCGATGAGCTCCGGCGAATTCCTGCAGGCCAAGTTTGACTGGTATGACCAGGATCTGGGTCGGACCACCATGCACGAGGTGGTCGAGCTCATGGAAGCTGCTGCGGCCGGCCAATGA
- a CDS encoding FAD-dependent oxidoreductase, producing the protein MHRRDFVQRMAAMGLGVPVLGTFLGCSEDLFSELVETDFNGKVLVVGAGAAGLTAGYALARHGIDFEILEASDVIGGRMKRSRALADFPIDLGAEWIHTDPTILTRLVNDQTFDASVEVIRYSPETISIWNGSRLKGRNWINAFYAEYKFKSTTWYGFFERFMLPAIGDRIRFAQVVQSVDYAGDKVVVRTAAGQEYTGDKVVMTVPIAVLKAGAIDFTPPLPADRVEAFEDVDVPPILKAFIEFSEDFYPDLTIDGSITDTDKLFYDAAFRKDTDRNVLGLFVIGDKATAYTELATEEQVVSRVLGELDTIFGDRATPAYLGSVVQDWTKEPHIMGSYSHWERESSRELLAQPLGANLFFAGEALAEEWSTVHGASLSGWDAVRALLSA; encoded by the coding sequence ATGCACCGACGAGACTTTGTCCAGCGGATGGCCGCGATGGGACTCGGAGTTCCTGTTCTCGGCACCTTCCTCGGCTGCAGCGAAGACCTGTTTTCCGAACTGGTCGAAACAGATTTCAACGGAAAGGTGCTAGTCGTGGGCGCGGGCGCGGCGGGATTGACTGCCGGATACGCGCTCGCGCGACACGGCATCGACTTCGAGATTCTGGAAGCGTCCGATGTGATCGGAGGCCGCATGAAGCGGTCCCGCGCGCTGGCGGATTTCCCCATCGACCTTGGAGCCGAGTGGATCCATACCGACCCGACCATCCTGACTCGGTTGGTGAATGACCAGACGTTCGATGCGAGTGTGGAGGTTATTCGCTATTCACCTGAAACGATTTCGATCTGGAACGGCAGTCGTCTCAAGGGGCGCAACTGGATAAACGCGTTCTACGCCGAGTACAAGTTCAAGAGCACCACGTGGTACGGCTTCTTCGAGCGGTTTATGCTACCCGCCATCGGAGACCGCATTCGGTTCGCACAGGTCGTTCAGAGTGTTGATTATGCCGGTGACAAGGTGGTGGTTCGCACCGCGGCCGGCCAGGAGTACACGGGAGACAAGGTTGTTATGACCGTGCCGATTGCCGTGTTGAAGGCAGGCGCCATCGACTTTACCCCTCCCCTTCCGGCGGATCGCGTAGAAGCGTTCGAGGACGTCGACGTGCCTCCCATCCTCAAAGCGTTCATCGAGTTCTCCGAAGACTTCTACCCGGATCTGACGATTGATGGAAGCATCACCGATACCGACAAACTCTTCTACGATGCGGCCTTTCGAAAAGACACGGATCGTAATGTGCTCGGGCTCTTCGTGATCGGAGACAAGGCCACCGCCTACACGGAGTTGGCTACGGAGGAGCAGGTTGTCTCGCGGGTGCTGGGCGAACTGGACACCATTTTTGGTGACAGAGCGACGCCCGCCTACCTGGGCAGTGTGGTTCAGGATTGGACCAAGGAACCGCACATCATGGGTTCCTACTCGCACTGGGAGCGGGAGTCATCCCGAGAGCTTCTGGCGCAGCCGCTCGGCGCGAACCTGTTTTTTGCAGGAGAGGCGTTGGCTGAGGAGTGGTCTACCGTGCATGGCGCGAGTTTGTCGGGTTGGGATGCGGTTCGAGCGTTGCTCAGCGCCTAG
- the pxpB gene encoding 5-oxoprolinase subunit PxpB: protein MISHPAPWSALITLPLAPSASTVAVILALEQAILACDLEVVDTVPAFNALLVTGRPESWDPRIVERRLSDFAKGLLEQPPPVTSSPQTIELPACYSPALAPDLEAVAQRHSLTPQDLARIHAESTYTVLAVGFSPGFAYLGDLDSRLATPRRDAPRPDVAAGSVGLADRRTAVYPSNGPGGWQLIGRVPASLFADAEQRLARFMPGDQVRFRAITEQEFARAS, encoded by the coding sequence GTGATCTCGCATCCCGCACCCTGGAGTGCCCTGATAACGCTGCCGCTCGCTCCCAGTGCGTCCACCGTTGCCGTCATTCTCGCCCTTGAGCAGGCGATCCTGGCTTGCGATCTCGAAGTCGTCGACACGGTACCGGCCTTCAATGCCCTCCTGGTGACCGGCCGCCCCGAATCCTGGGATCCGCGAATCGTCGAACGCCGCCTGTCAGACTTCGCAAAAGGACTTCTGGAGCAGCCGCCTCCAGTGACATCCTCACCGCAGACCATCGAGCTCCCGGCGTGCTACTCCCCGGCGCTGGCTCCCGACCTCGAGGCGGTGGCGCAGCGGCACTCGCTGACTCCGCAGGACCTCGCCCGGATCCACGCAGAAAGCACCTATACGGTGCTCGCTGTAGGATTCTCGCCCGGCTTTGCCTACCTGGGCGACCTCGACTCCAGGCTGGCGACGCCCCGGCGCGACGCGCCTCGTCCGGACGTCGCGGCCGGCAGCGTCGGACTGGCAGATCGGCGCACCGCGGTATATCCCTCAAACGGTCCGGGCGGCTGGCAGCTCATCGGCAGGGTGCCCGCATCCCTCTTCGCAGATGCCGAACAACGGCTTGCACGGTTCATGCCCGGAGATCAGGTCCGTTTTCGGGCCATCACCGAGCAAGAATTCGCCCGCGCCTCGTGA
- a CDS encoding biotin-dependent carboxyltransferase family protein, producing MTAVIHSPGTLTTIQDLGRMGQARRGLAPGGPMDREAFLWANRLLANPINAPLLEVAFGGLTVQFMDDGLCALTGADCTATLDDERIAPWSAVRVQAGQTLSLRYAADGNYAYLAFPGGLVAPRFLGSASVVMREGVGLSPVRAGDELRWEGGNARPARVRPEVHARSETAFAFLPGYEWGRFSEEDQHTFLHTGWTIQPSSNRIARHLSGAQLASGPRVLDSVPLVDGTVQVPPSGRPLVFMRDRPTIGGYAKLGSVSPRDLDRLAQIRPGEAVRFKLGNPEVIRRVSSSHRSFFELR from the coding sequence GTGACGGCCGTGATTCACAGCCCGGGTACGCTGACGACCATTCAGGATCTCGGCCGCATGGGACAGGCCCGACGAGGCCTGGCACCGGGCGGCCCCATGGACCGTGAGGCCTTCCTCTGGGCCAACCGGCTACTGGCCAACCCGATAAACGCCCCGCTCCTGGAAGTCGCTTTCGGCGGACTCACGGTGCAGTTCATGGACGATGGACTCTGCGCGCTGACCGGGGCGGATTGCACGGCCACCCTGGACGACGAGCGCATTGCCCCCTGGAGCGCTGTCCGCGTACAAGCGGGACAGACACTGAGCCTGCGATATGCAGCCGACGGCAACTACGCCTACCTGGCCTTCCCGGGAGGGCTGGTCGCGCCGAGATTTCTTGGCTCTGCCTCCGTGGTGATGCGCGAGGGAGTCGGGCTCTCGCCGGTGAGGGCCGGCGACGAACTGCGCTGGGAGGGTGGGAACGCCCGGCCGGCCCGGGTTCGCCCCGAGGTACACGCCAGAAGCGAGACGGCCTTCGCCTTTTTGCCTGGCTACGAATGGGGCCGATTCTCCGAAGAAGACCAGCACACCTTCCTCCACACTGGCTGGACCATTCAACCCAGCAGCAATCGCATCGCCCGTCACCTTTCCGGGGCCCAACTTGCGTCCGGTCCTCGCGTGCTCGACTCGGTGCCGCTGGTAGACGGCACCGTTCAGGTGCCGCCCTCGGGAAGGCCACTCGTATTCATGCGAGACCGCCCGACCATCGGTGGCTACGCAAAACTGGGTAGCGTTTCGCCCCGCGATCTGGATCGTTTGGCACAAATCCGCCCGGGCGAGGCCGTTCGCTTCAAACTTGGAAACCCTGAGGTGATCCGTCGCGTGTCTAGCTCGCATCGGAGTTTCTTCGAATTGCGCTGA
- a CDS encoding VTT domain-containing protein: protein MLDFLAHFDQELGALFVEYGAWMYVALFTIAFLEATVTPFVPGDALVFAVGVVASTEVASFPLMWALLVTATLAGSVTSYELGRRVGPLAFREDRRFLNAEQLAHVRILFERFGAKILVVGRFVPLVRTFAPVVAGMTAMPYSRFLAFSVVGIVLWVSLLTGAGYFVEHVPILHDNFGLLLAAIFVLSFAPLIFEWFWEHLGRPLFRKLLPRLLGQAYVYARESGRMVVRGTAATTRQIFKTTRPQPKG from the coding sequence TTGCTGGACTTTCTCGCCCATTTTGATCAAGAGCTTGGCGCCCTGTTCGTCGAGTACGGGGCGTGGATGTACGTCGCGCTTTTCACTATCGCCTTTCTCGAGGCGACGGTCACTCCCTTCGTTCCTGGCGACGCTCTGGTCTTTGCCGTCGGCGTAGTCGCCTCGACGGAGGTTGCCAGCTTCCCGCTGATGTGGGCCCTCCTGGTGACCGCGACCCTGGCGGGCAGTGTTACCAGTTATGAACTGGGCCGGCGGGTGGGCCCGCTCGCGTTCCGGGAAGACCGCCGATTCCTGAATGCTGAGCAGCTGGCGCACGTCCGCATCCTGTTTGAGCGATTTGGCGCCAAAATCCTGGTTGTAGGCCGCTTCGTACCCCTCGTGCGCACCTTCGCACCCGTGGTGGCCGGAATGACAGCCATGCCGTATTCCCGCTTCCTCGCATTCTCGGTTGTCGGGATTGTGCTGTGGGTCAGCCTGCTGACTGGCGCGGGATACTTCGTGGAGCACGTGCCGATCCTGCACGACAACTTCGGGCTCCTACTGGCCGCCATCTTCGTGCTCAGCTTCGCACCGCTCATCTTCGAGTGGTTCTGGGAGCACCTGGGACGCCCACTCTTCCGCAAGCTTCTCCCCCGTCTCCTGGGCCAGGCCTACGTCTACGCCCGGGAAAGCGGCCGCATGGTAGTACGCGGCACAGCCGCCACCACCCGCCAGATCTTCAAGACAACCCGCCCTCAGCCGAAAGGCTGA
- a CDS encoding LamB/YcsF family protein: MLLNCDMGESFGPWQKGRDAEVMPLIDWANIACGGHAGDPDTMARTLALAAEHNVRAGAHPGYPDKRHFGRLRIDMPIDTLVHEVQAQIGALQAVARAEGVTLHHVKPHGALYNAMMEDWGLLVRLGQAVAAVDPSLVFVLQATPDRDRHALALQNTGLQLAFEAFADRRYRSDGRLQSRRHAGSVLEDPEEVERHVEMLLAGTVQTPDGPLQIRADTLCVHGDNPVALEAVRRVRALIPRSP; the protein is encoded by the coding sequence ATGCTGCTGAACTGCGATATGGGGGAGTCCTTCGGGCCCTGGCAAAAGGGCCGGGACGCTGAAGTCATGCCGCTCATCGACTGGGCGAACATCGCCTGTGGCGGTCACGCCGGAGATCCGGACACGATGGCGCGCACGCTTGCGCTAGCAGCTGAACACAACGTGCGAGCCGGTGCCCACCCGGGCTACCCGGACAAGCGACACTTCGGGCGCCTCCGCATCGACATGCCCATCGACACTCTGGTCCACGAGGTTCAGGCTCAGATCGGTGCCCTGCAGGCCGTGGCCCGCGCCGAGGGCGTCACCCTGCACCACGTCAAGCCGCATGGTGCCCTGTACAACGCGATGATGGAGGATTGGGGTCTGTTGGTCCGATTGGGGCAGGCCGTAGCCGCTGTGGACCCCTCCCTGGTCTTCGTGCTCCAGGCCACCCCCGATCGCGATCGCCACGCGCTCGCGCTGCAGAACACCGGTCTGCAACTCGCTTTCGAAGCATTCGCGGATCGCCGCTACCGGTCCGACGGCAGGCTGCAGTCCCGGCGGCATGCCGGCTCCGTACTCGAGGACCCCGAGGAGGTGGAGCGCCACGTGGAGATGCTTCTTGCCGGTACGGTCCAGACTCCTGACGGGCCCTTGCAGATCCGCGCCGATACGCTCTGCGTGCACGGCGACAATCCGGTCGCGCTGGAAGCCGTGCGACGCGTGCGCGCGCTCATCCCACGCAGTCCGTGA
- a CDS encoding response regulator, translating to MAGHVARDQDHLYFLSGGGEMGAMAREYDWSRSPVGPPEQWPPSLKTTLSILFASRYPMFLWWGKELIQFYNDPYRPSLGELRHPAAFGQRGEECWTDIWNFIEPQIERVREGESTWSENQLVPILRNGRMEEVFWTYSHSPVRVESGEVEGILVVLTETTGQVLADRRMQSLAQLAAATRGAHSETEACEAAAAVLAEAPSDIPFLLIYLDDPQADTARRVVSTVPGVGEPAAPEEVHPDSSADLWEIGAVMQAGEARHLTDVTARCGELVAGPWPEPIEEALVLPIIQPGQEAASGVMVSGISPRIPFDQEYREYLNLVATTIATAVGESQAFEAERRRAEALAELDQAKTTFFSNVSHEFRTPLTLILGPVEDALADQEQVLAGRQRERAELVHRNSLRLLKLVNTLLDFSRIEAGRLRAVYEKTDLAHFTTELASIFRSTIERAGMELRIQCDPIPEPVFVDRNLWEKIVLNLISNAFKHTFEGHIGVFIRSVEGRIELQVEDTGTGIPEADLPHLFERFHRVEGAQGRTAEGTGIGLSLVQELAHMHGGSVSVESTLGVGSCFRITIPAGAGHLDPELVRETDDHPLPSGASTPYLEEVRRWLPDDDSVPLAAADPVLEATGPARPRGKVVLAEDNADMRDYLHRLLAEQDYEVVAVGNGEQALKAARLHHPDVILSDVMMPELDGFELLEAIRADADLASVRVILLSARAGEEARIEGISAGADAYVVKPFSAGELIAQVGAQVQIGQLHKSTNEKLTRLLMQAPVAVAVWSAPDFTHELANERYLEMIGRSEVIGKTIYEVFPELPRDAPAIQLMHRVYDTGEVYIATEFPVKIDQKGTGVPEDVFFHFSLAPVFSETGEVTSLMTVAVDVTGHIESRRQVEGLLDEIRQLNESLEEQVAERTGQLRDAASRLTMAEQEERRRISQILHDNLQQLLCGVQLQLNRVRKDARAGKTEPILKKLQAMDEWLDESVRLTRQLTVDLSPPILKNEGLKEALEWLFAQMKSLHGLQVSLRAVHSFHIPDEDMRVLLFQIVRELLFNVAKHSGTSRAWVEMKDIEGGLEIHVRDKGRGFDSEQTGDVGAAGGFGLYSVRERLALFGGTLSIKSAADYGTRSTIRIQTRVERGPAFKHQRSA from the coding sequence ATGGCAGGACACGTCGCTCGCGACCAGGACCACCTGTACTTCCTCTCCGGTGGCGGAGAGATGGGCGCGATGGCGCGGGAATACGACTGGTCACGGTCTCCCGTAGGCCCCCCTGAGCAGTGGCCACCCAGTCTGAAGACGACGCTGTCGATCCTCTTCGCCTCCCGCTACCCGATGTTCTTGTGGTGGGGGAAAGAGCTGATCCAGTTCTACAACGACCCCTACCGTCCAAGTCTCGGGGAATTGCGTCACCCCGCTGCGTTCGGCCAACGCGGAGAGGAATGCTGGACGGATATCTGGAATTTCATCGAACCCCAGATCGAGCGGGTCCGGGAAGGCGAGTCGACCTGGAGTGAAAATCAGCTCGTCCCGATTCTTCGGAACGGCCGCATGGAAGAGGTCTTCTGGACCTACAGCCATAGTCCGGTCCGCGTTGAATCCGGAGAGGTGGAAGGGATTCTGGTCGTGCTGACCGAGACCACCGGTCAAGTCCTGGCCGATCGCCGCATGCAATCCCTGGCTCAATTGGCCGCGGCCACCCGAGGTGCTCATTCGGAGACTGAGGCATGCGAGGCGGCGGCTGCGGTTCTTGCCGAGGCACCGAGCGACATTCCGTTTTTGCTGATCTATCTGGATGATCCGCAGGCCGACACGGCCCGTCGTGTCGTTTCCACGGTGCCCGGGGTTGGCGAGCCCGCCGCGCCGGAAGAGGTGCATCCTGACTCATCGGCAGATCTATGGGAGATCGGAGCCGTCATGCAAGCGGGGGAAGCGAGACACCTGACGGATGTCACCGCCAGGTGCGGCGAGCTGGTGGCCGGTCCATGGCCGGAGCCGATCGAAGAAGCCCTCGTGTTACCCATCATCCAGCCAGGTCAGGAGGCCGCTTCGGGGGTGATGGTATCAGGCATCAGTCCGAGGATTCCTTTCGATCAGGAGTATCGGGAATATCTCAATCTGGTCGCGACGACGATCGCGACGGCGGTCGGTGAGTCCCAGGCCTTCGAGGCGGAGCGGCGGCGTGCAGAAGCCCTTGCCGAACTCGACCAGGCAAAAACCACCTTCTTCAGCAACGTCAGCCACGAATTCCGCACGCCGCTGACGCTCATTCTGGGACCGGTAGAGGATGCCCTGGCCGATCAGGAGCAGGTGCTCGCCGGCCGCCAGCGCGAGCGGGCCGAGCTTGTACATCGCAACTCGCTCCGACTCCTGAAGCTGGTCAATACGCTGCTCGATTTCTCGCGGATTGAGGCGGGCCGGCTTCGCGCGGTGTACGAAAAGACCGACCTCGCCCATTTCACCACGGAGCTGGCGAGCATCTTTCGCAGCACCATTGAGCGGGCCGGCATGGAGCTGCGGATCCAATGTGATCCGATTCCGGAACCGGTCTTCGTAGATCGCAACCTGTGGGAAAAGATTGTGCTCAATCTGATCTCCAACGCCTTCAAACACACGTTTGAGGGCCACATCGGCGTGTTTATCCGAAGTGTGGAGGGCCGCATTGAGCTGCAGGTGGAAGACACAGGCACCGGAATCCCCGAAGCAGACCTGCCGCACCTCTTCGAGCGCTTCCACCGGGTAGAGGGTGCGCAGGGACGCACGGCCGAGGGCACGGGGATCGGGTTGTCGCTCGTTCAGGAACTCGCCCACATGCACGGAGGCTCGGTCTCCGTGGAGAGCACGCTCGGGGTGGGAAGCTGCTTTCGGATCACCATCCCTGCGGGAGCGGGACACCTGGATCCCGAACTCGTGCGCGAGACCGACGATCACCCCCTGCCGTCGGGCGCATCTACGCCGTATCTGGAGGAAGTCCGCAGGTGGCTGCCCGATGACGATTCGGTTCCTCTTGCCGCTGCCGATCCTGTGCTGGAGGCGACCGGACCAGCGCGGCCGCGGGGCAAGGTGGTGCTGGCCGAAGACAACGCTGACATGCGGGACTATCTCCACCGCCTGCTCGCCGAGCAGGACTACGAGGTCGTCGCGGTCGGCAATGGGGAGCAGGCCTTGAAGGCCGCCCGGCTGCACCATCCTGATGTGATTCTGTCCGATGTGATGATGCCCGAACTGGACGGGTTCGAATTGCTCGAGGCGATCCGGGCTGATGCCGACCTGGCCTCGGTGCGCGTCATCCTGTTGTCCGCGCGGGCCGGCGAAGAAGCGCGCATCGAGGGCATTTCAGCAGGCGCAGACGCGTACGTGGTCAAGCCCTTCTCGGCCGGAGAGTTGATCGCTCAAGTGGGCGCGCAGGTCCAGATCGGTCAGTTGCACAAATCCACCAACGAAAAGCTGACCCGGCTCCTGATGCAGGCCCCGGTGGCAGTAGCCGTGTGGTCCGCGCCGGACTTCACGCATGAGCTCGCCAACGAGCGCTACCTGGAGATGATCGGTCGTTCCGAGGTCATCGGGAAGACGATCTATGAGGTGTTTCCGGAGCTGCCGAGGGATGCGCCCGCCATCCAGCTCATGCACAGGGTGTACGACACCGGGGAGGTTTATATCGCGACCGAGTTCCCCGTCAAGATCGACCAAAAGGGCACGGGCGTGCCGGAAGACGTCTTCTTCCACTTCAGTCTGGCACCGGTGTTCAGTGAGACAGGCGAGGTCACTTCGCTGATGACGGTGGCCGTCGACGTGACCGGCCACATCGAATCGAGACGACAGGTGGAGGGCCTGCTGGACGAAATCCGGCAGCTGAATGAGTCGCTCGAGGAGCAGGTTGCCGAGCGCACGGGCCAGCTTCGCGATGCCGCCTCTCGCCTGACCATGGCCGAGCAGGAGGAGCGTCGTCGGATTTCCCAAATCCTGCACGACAACCTCCAGCAACTACTCTGCGGGGTCCAGCTCCAACTCAATCGTGTGCGGAAGGACGCACGAGCAGGAAAGACAGAGCCCATCCTCAAGAAGCTTCAGGCCATGGACGAGTGGCTGGACGAGAGTGTGCGACTCACGCGCCAGCTGACTGTGGATCTGAGCCCTCCCATCCTGAAGAACGAGGGACTCAAAGAGGCGCTGGAGTGGCTGTTCGCACAGATGAAGAGCCTGCACGGGTTGCAGGTGTCACTGCGTGCGGTCCACTCCTTCCACATCCCCGATGAGGACATGCGGGTCCTGCTCTTTCAGATTGTGCGCGAACTCCTGTTCAACGTCGCCAAACACTCAGGCACCAGTCGCGCCTGGGTCGAGATGAAAGACATTGAGGGCGGTCTGGAGATCCATGTACGCGACAAGGGCCGTGGGTTCGACAGCGAACAGACGGGCGATGTCGGTGCGGCCGGCGGGTTCGGGCTCTACAGCGTGCGCGAGCGCCTGGCCCTGTTCGGGGGCACCCTGAGCATCAAGTCGGCCGCAGACTACGGCACGCGGTCCACCATTCGGATTCAGACGCGCGTCGAGCGAGGGCCTGCCTTCAAGCACCAGCGCTCGGCCTGA
- a CDS encoding M42 family metallopeptidase → MTAGDRAFLKELLDTPSPTGFELPGQRVWARRVREFASEVGNDAYGNTWATLNGRGGPTLMLEAHADEIGFMVKYITDDGFLHVDRIGGSDHAIARGKRIRILGDDGPVLGVIGNTAIHLRERGTEEKAPKLEELFVDIGAGSPDEVAQRGIRVGHPAVYTDSVDELGDGKLIGRALDNRLGGFVIAKVLENLAASADPPVATVLAVNAVQEEIGGNGARMVSYRLEPQIALVLDVTHATDSPGIKKEKHGKVVLGEGPSITHGTVNHPLIVERLMKLAEAESIPLQHEASSRFSGTDTDKIFVTKRGIPSALISIPMRYMHSTIEMVDLRDVERTVALMTAFARSIGPDESFRSSLA, encoded by the coding sequence ATGACCGCAGGAGACCGCGCCTTTCTCAAGGAGCTTCTAGACACCCCCAGCCCCACCGGATTCGAACTTCCAGGCCAGCGCGTCTGGGCTCGCCGCGTGCGCGAGTTCGCCTCGGAGGTCGGCAACGATGCCTATGGCAACACCTGGGCAACGCTGAATGGGCGCGGCGGTCCGACCCTGATGCTGGAGGCCCACGCGGACGAAATCGGTTTCATGGTGAAGTACATCACCGACGACGGATTTCTGCATGTCGACCGCATCGGTGGCTCCGATCATGCGATTGCACGTGGCAAACGGATTCGGATTCTTGGGGACGATGGCCCCGTGCTTGGCGTCATCGGAAATACCGCGATTCACCTCCGTGAGCGGGGTACGGAAGAGAAGGCGCCGAAGCTGGAAGAGCTGTTTGTGGACATCGGTGCCGGCAGCCCGGACGAGGTCGCGCAGCGTGGCATTCGGGTAGGTCACCCGGCTGTGTACACGGACTCGGTCGATGAGCTCGGCGACGGGAAACTGATCGGACGCGCCCTGGACAATCGGCTTGGTGGATTTGTGATTGCGAAGGTGCTGGAGAACCTGGCGGCGTCGGCCGACCCTCCCGTTGCGACGGTGCTTGCCGTGAACGCGGTTCAGGAGGAGATCGGTGGAAATGGGGCACGCATGGTGTCGTACCGGTTGGAACCTCAGATTGCGCTCGTGCTGGATGTCACCCATGCCACGGACTCGCCGGGGATCAAGAAGGAGAAGCACGGAAAGGTGGTGCTTGGGGAAGGTCCGTCCATCACACACGGCACGGTGAATCACCCCCTGATCGTCGAGCGGCTGATGAAGCTAGCGGAGGCGGAGAGTATCCCGCTGCAACATGAAGCCAGCAGCCGCTTCTCCGGCACGGATACGGACAAGATCTTCGTTACCAAGCGGGGCATACCCAGCGCGCTGATCTCGATTCCCATGCGATACATGCATTCGACGATCGAGATGGTGGATCTGAGAGATGTGGAGAGGACCGTGGCGCTGATGACGGCGTTCGCGCGGTCGATTGGGCCAGACGAGTCCTTCCGAAGCAGTCTGGCGTAG
- a CDS encoding amidohydrolase, which translates to MRLSLCILTLALAVTAQAQDRLIQQADEAAAAQAKLVQVMVDKIFSFSELGFQEVETSRYVTAILEENGFHVERGISGIPTAWWATWGSGEPVIAFGSDLDGIPKANQKPGVAYHDPLVEGAPGHGEGHNSGSAVNVAAAIAVKQVMERENIQGTLVLWPGVAEEVLGSKAWFVRDGHFADVDLVFFTHVSSNLRVGYGQAHGTGLVSVQFSFDGDAAHGAGDPWAGRSSLDAVELMNVGWNFRREHLHPLQRSHYVIVDGGDQPNVVPSKATVWYFIREMTYDGIKANFDTATRMAQGAALMTDTEMSYRVVGAAWPRHFNKVIAENMYEHIKVVGLPEWSEDDQTLARALQKELGNRERGLNTELDTIGVPIGPRRSGGSDDIGDISWAVPTVTLRFPANMPGIQGHHWSSAVAMATPIAHKGSLAGARVMARTALDFFLNPEKVEQAWDYYREVQTAEMTYTSFLDPDEPPPIHMNAERQGAYREKLKAFYYDPDRYDNYLEQLGITYPTVRTND; encoded by the coding sequence ATGCGACTCTCCCTCTGCATCCTCACCCTGGCCCTCGCCGTGACCGCACAGGCCCAGGATCGACTGATCCAGCAAGCCGACGAGGCTGCCGCTGCCCAGGCGAAGCTGGTCCAGGTCATGGTCGACAAGATCTTCTCATTCTCCGAACTCGGCTTTCAGGAGGTTGAAACAAGCCGTTATGTCACGGCCATTCTGGAAGAGAACGGATTCCATGTGGAGCGAGGCATTTCCGGTATACCTACCGCGTGGTGGGCTACATGGGGCTCCGGGGAGCCGGTAATTGCCTTCGGCTCGGACCTGGACGGCATCCCCAAAGCGAACCAGAAACCCGGCGTGGCCTACCACGACCCGCTAGTGGAGGGAGCTCCCGGCCATGGTGAGGGTCACAATTCCGGCTCGGCCGTCAACGTCGCCGCCGCGATCGCGGTCAAGCAGGTGATGGAGCGCGAGAACATTCAGGGCACGCTGGTCCTCTGGCCTGGAGTTGCGGAGGAAGTGCTCGGATCGAAGGCATGGTTCGTGCGCGATGGGCACTTCGCCGACGTCGATCTGGTCTTTTTCACCCACGTCTCGTCCAATCTCAGGGTGGGCTACGGGCAGGCCCACGGCACGGGCCTGGTCAGCGTGCAGTTCTCATTTGACGGTGATGCGGCCCACGGTGCCGGAGACCCCTGGGCTGGTCGCAGTTCGCTCGATGCCGTCGAGTTGATGAACGTCGGCTGGAATTTCCGACGCGAACATCTGCACCCACTCCAGCGCTCACATTACGTCATCGTGGACGGCGGAGATCAACCAAACGTCGTTCCCTCCAAGGCCACCGTCTGGTATTTCATCCGGGAGATGACCTATGACGGAATCAAGGCCAACTTCGACACCGCCACCCGCATGGCGCAGGGTGCGGCGCTCATGACGGACACCGAAATGAGTTATCGGGTGGTGGGCGCGGCCTGGCCCCGGCATTTCAACAAGGTGATCGCAGAAAACATGTACGAGCACATCAAGGTGGTCGGTCTGCCCGAGTGGTCTGAGGATGACCAGACGCTGGCTCGTGCCCTGCAGAAAGAGCTTGGAAACCGCGAGCGTGGATTGAACACCGAGCTGGATACCATCGGCGTCCCGATTGGACCCAGGCGTAGCGGCGGCTCGGACGACATCGGCGACATCTCCTGGGCCGTGCCCACCGTCACGCTGCGCTTCCCGGCCAACATGCCGGGCATACAAGGCCACCACTGGTCCAGCGCGGTGGCCATGGCCACGCCCATCGCCCACAAGGGCTCACTGGCCGGGGCGCGCGTCATGGCGCGTACGGCGCTCGATTTCTTCCTGAACCCGGAGAAGGTGGAGCAGGCCTGGGACTACTATCGGGAGGTGCAGACGGCGGAGATGACCTACACGTCGTTCCTCGATCCCGACGAGCCTCCGCCGATCCATATGAACGCGGAGCGGCAGGGGGCCTATCGCGAAAAGCTGAAGGCCTTCTACTATGACCCGGATCGGTACGACAACTACCTGGAGCAGTTGGGCATCACCTATCCTACCGTACGCACCAATGACTGA